The DNA window CTTGTACAGATCCGGCGACGGTGGTTCCAGCAGCGCCAGAATGATGTCGAACGGCTCACTGTCCCTTCCGTATTCGTGTCGCAATTTAGTGAGCTTGTCCACATAGGAGATCGCTTCGTCCCAGCCGTAGGCATACCCGACCCAGCCGTCGCACAGTCGCACCGCTCGCCGCAATGCCGCATCGGACTCGCCGCCGCAGAGTATGGGCACCGGCGCGGGTGGATGGGGTTCGATCATCATCTCGGGCACCTGGTAGTACTCCCCGCTCCACGAAACCCAGCCGCCACGCCATAGCGCGCGTAGTGCCGGGATCATCTCGTCGAGCCTCTTTCCGCGGTTGGTGAACTCCTGGCCCATCAACTCGTATTCCTCGCGCATCCACCCGACTCCCGCGGCCAACGAGACCCGTCCGCCCGAGATCACCGACGCCGAGGCGACCAGCTTTGCCACTTCCAGCAGTGGCCGTGCAGGCGCGACGTAGACAGCGTTGGAAAACCGGAGTCGCTCGGTCACCGCGGCCATCGCACCGATCTGCACCCAGCAGTCCGGCCAGGCCGTTTCGGGTGCCCACGGCGGCTTCGCGCTCGGGGAGTCCGGGTACGGCGAGGACAGCTCGCGCGGATAGATCATGTGATCCGAGCACAGCATGCCGTCGAATCCCGCCTCGTCGAGCATCCGCGCCACGGGCACAATTTCTGACGTCTTCATGAACGCGGTGCCAGACCAGAACTGCATCCTGTTTCTCTACAGGGAAATTCGGGCAGCATC is part of the Mycolicibacterium tusciae JS617 genome and encodes:
- a CDS encoding TIGR03619 family F420-dependent LLM class oxidoreductase; the encoded protein is MQFWSGTAFMKTSEIVPVARMLDEAGFDGMLCSDHMIYPRELSSPYPDSPSAKPPWAPETAWPDCWVQIGAMAAVTERLRFSNAVYVAPARPLLEVAKLVASASVISGGRVSLAAGVGWMREEYELMGQEFTNRGKRLDEMIPALRALWRGGWVSWSGEYYQVPEMMIEPHPPAPVPILCGGESDAALRRAVRLCDGWVGYAYGWDEAISYVDKLTKLRHEYGRDSEPFDIILALLEPPSPDLYKKAQDAGITAVMCAPWMGAELPDGDVERLREPIERFAENIIGKVR